AAAAAGGAGAATTATGAAAATTGCAGTAATCGGTTCCGGTGGTAGGGAACATGCTATTGCCTGGAAATTATCTCAAAGTAAAAAAGCGGAAAAAGTATTTGTTCTGCCTGGAAATGGTGGAACTGAAAACAATATTCCAATAAATGTAAATGATTTTAAAGAAATCAAAAAATTCTGTGAAAAGGAAAAAATTGATTTGATCTTTGTTGGACCGGAAGATCCGCTGGCAAATGGAATTGTCGATTATTTCAAAGATTCTGAAATAAAAGTTTTTGGACCCGATAAAAAGGCAGCCCAATTGGAAGGCTCAAAAATTTTCGCAAAAAAGTTTATGCAAAAATATGGAATTGCAACGGGAGAAAGTAGTTCGGAACTTGTTCCGAAATCCAATATCAATTTTAAACCGGATCGAAACAAGTTTCGATCTACAATTCAAAATATGAACGGTAACTGCGTCATTAAATACGATGGTTTGGCAGCCGGAAAAGGCGTTTTCGTTTGTTCAACCATCGAGGAAGCAGAACAATCAGTTTCTGAAATAAAAGAAAAATATGGAGAAGATGCTCCATTTTTAATCGAAGAAAAACTGGCAGGATCTGAAATTTCTATCCTCGCTTTTACGGATGGAGAAAACTATCAGCTTCTGCTTCCTTCCCAGGATCATAAACAACTTCTGGACGGAGATAAAGGACCGAATACAGGCGGAATGGGAGCTTTTTGTCCGGTGCCGTTTTACACTGAAAAATTGAAAGAACAAATCAAAGAAAAAATTATCGAACCTACGATTGCAGGATTGAAAAAAGAAAATTTCAATTACAAAGGTGTTATTTATTTCGGATTGATGATCACCAAAAGCGGTCCGAAAGTTCTGGAATATAATGTTCGTCTTGGTGATCCGGAAACTGAAGTTGTGCTTCCTGCTTTTAAAGGAGATTTATTAAAACTTGTTCTATCTTGTTTTGACGGTACTCTGAAAGATTATAAAATGGAATTTTTTGATGATTTCTTTATTGATGTTGTTCTTGCTTCCGGTGGATATCCGAAATCATATCAAAAAGGATACGAGATCATAGGATTTGAAGATGTATCCGAAGAAACTCTGATCTTCCATGCGGGAACGAAAAAAGAAGATGAAAAAATCTTATCGAATGGCGGGAGAGTTCTA
The Candidatus Cloacimonadota bacterium genome window above contains:
- the purD gene encoding phosphoribosylamine--glycine ligase — its product is MKIAVIGSGGREHAIAWKLSQSKKAEKVFVLPGNGGTENNIPINVNDFKEIKKFCEKEKIDLIFVGPEDPLANGIVDYFKDSEIKVFGPDKKAAQLEGSKIFAKKFMQKYGIATGESSSELVPKSNINFKPDRNKFRSTIQNMNGNCVIKYDGLAAGKGVFVCSTIEEAEQSVSEIKEKYGEDAPFLIEEKLAGSEISILAFTDGENYQLLLPSQDHKQLLDGDKGPNTGGMGAFCPVPFYTEKLKEQIKEKIIEPTIAGLKKENFNYKGVIYFGLMITKSGPKVLEYNVRLGDPETEVVLPAFKGDLLKLVLSCFDGTLKDYKMEFFDDFFIDVVLASGGYPKSYQKGYEIIGFEDVSEETLIFHAGTKKEDEKILSNGGRVLNVVSRGKTLGEAIEKVYQECRKIEFNDVYFRKDIGKRKP